A genomic stretch from Terriglobus sp. RCC_193 includes:
- the eutC gene encoding ethanolamine ammonia-lyase subunit EutC, whose protein sequence is MERSLVNSESWSSLTEWTSARIALGRAGVSLPTRPLLDFTMDHARARDAVHAVLDLATLSTQLHEQGFIAKQAASRAKDRSEYLRRPDLGRQLHPDCVASLRQEEAPSIRRITIVVADGLSALAPTLHALPMLVRLREALPDWELDPVLATQARVALADDIGELRRAQLSLIFIGERPGLKSPDSLGAYLTYGPRRGRTDAERNCVSNIRPAGLSYDEAAFRLAHLIQSAYALGASGTQLKDDSDAIPPMLEST, encoded by the coding sequence GTGGAACGCTCGCTTGTCAATTCGGAGTCATGGTCTTCGCTGACCGAGTGGACCTCTGCGCGCATTGCGTTGGGTCGCGCGGGAGTAAGTCTTCCTACCAGACCTCTGTTGGACTTCACGATGGATCATGCACGCGCGCGCGATGCAGTCCATGCGGTGCTTGACCTTGCAACTCTCTCCACGCAGTTGCATGAGCAGGGGTTTATCGCAAAGCAAGCAGCCAGTCGAGCGAAGGATCGTTCGGAATATCTGCGGCGCCCTGACCTGGGACGCCAGCTACATCCAGACTGCGTCGCATCGCTTCGGCAGGAGGAAGCGCCCTCTATCAGACGCATCACGATTGTGGTTGCTGACGGACTCTCGGCACTTGCACCGACACTTCATGCATTGCCCATGCTCGTGCGTTTGCGCGAAGCTCTTCCTGATTGGGAACTGGACCCAGTACTCGCAACGCAGGCACGCGTTGCGCTCGCGGATGACATCGGTGAACTGCGACGCGCGCAGCTCTCTCTCATCTTCATCGGAGAGCGGCCCGGCCTTAAATCGCCAGACAGTCTGGGTGCTTATCTTACCTATGGCCCCCGACGCGGTCGCACAGATGCCGAGCGCAACTGTGTCTCGAACATCCGTCCTGCGGGCCTCTCCTATGACGAAGCAGCCTTCCGACTGGCTCATCTCATTCAGTCCGCCTACGCGCTTGGAGCCAGCGGCACGCAACTGAAGGATGACAGCGATGCCATTCCACCAATGCTTGAATCAACTTAA